A region of Paractinoplanes abujensis DNA encodes the following proteins:
- a CDS encoding bifunctional 3,4-dihydroxy-2-butanone-4-phosphate synthase/GTP cyclohydrolase II codes for MFEQVERAIADIAAGRAVIVVDNEDRENEGDLIFAAEKATPELVAFMVRYTSGYICVPITEDEADRLDLPPMFHTNQDARGTAYAVTVDAREGVATGISAADRARTIRLLASPETKPSDLSRPGHVVPLRAKPGGVLRRPGHTEAAIDLSVLAGLRPAGVLCEMVNDDGTMQRRPDLEKFAVEHDLALISITELIAYRRHRETQVERVVETRLPTEKGLFTAVGYRSRTDDSEHVALVCGELGDGEDVLVRVHSECLTGDVFGSQRCDCGPQLDAALERVADAGRGVVLYMRGHEGRGIGLLHKLQAYQLQDRGFDTVDANLELGLPADARDYGTGAQILYDLGVRSMRLLTNNPAKRAGLEGYGLTITGREALPVRLHPENVRYLRTKRDRMGHLFEALG; via the coding sequence ATGTTTGAGCAGGTCGAGAGGGCGATCGCGGACATCGCGGCCGGACGCGCGGTGATCGTGGTCGACAACGAGGACCGCGAGAACGAGGGTGATCTGATCTTCGCGGCCGAGAAGGCCACGCCGGAGCTCGTCGCCTTCATGGTGCGTTACACGTCGGGCTACATCTGCGTGCCGATCACCGAGGACGAGGCCGACCGGCTCGACCTGCCGCCGATGTTCCACACCAACCAGGACGCCCGCGGCACCGCGTACGCCGTGACCGTGGACGCCCGTGAGGGTGTCGCGACCGGCATCTCGGCCGCCGACCGGGCCCGCACCATCCGCCTGCTGGCCTCGCCCGAGACCAAGCCGTCGGATCTGTCCCGCCCCGGCCACGTGGTGCCGCTGCGGGCCAAGCCGGGCGGGGTGCTGCGCCGTCCCGGCCACACCGAGGCCGCCATCGACCTGTCCGTGCTGGCCGGGCTGCGACCGGCCGGTGTGCTGTGCGAGATGGTCAACGACGACGGCACCATGCAGCGCCGCCCCGACCTCGAGAAGTTCGCCGTCGAGCACGACCTGGCGCTGATCAGCATCACCGAGCTGATCGCCTACCGCCGGCACCGCGAGACCCAGGTCGAGCGGGTGGTCGAGACCCGGCTGCCCACCGAGAAGGGCCTGTTCACGGCGGTCGGCTACCGGTCGCGGACCGACGACAGCGAGCACGTGGCGCTGGTCTGCGGCGAGCTCGGCGACGGCGAGGACGTGCTGGTGCGCGTGCACTCGGAGTGCCTGACCGGCGACGTCTTCGGCTCGCAGCGCTGCGACTGCGGCCCTCAGCTGGACGCCGCTCTGGAGCGGGTGGCCGATGCGGGCCGGGGCGTGGTGCTCTACATGCGCGGGCACGAGGGCCGGGGGATCGGCCTGCTGCACAAGCTCCAGGCGTACCAGTTGCAGGACCGCGGGTTCGACACCGTCGACGCCAATCTCGAGCTGGGCTTGCCGGCCGACGCCCGCGACTACGGCACGGGCGCGCAGATCCTCTACGACCTGGGTGTGCGCTCGATGCGGCTGCTCACCAACAACCCGGCCAAGCGGGCCGGGCTCGAGGGCTACGGCCTGACGATCACCGGCCGGGAGGCGCTGCCCGTGCGCCTGCACCCCGAGAACGTGCGTTACCTGCGAACCAAGCGGGACCGCATGGGGCACCTGTTCGAAGCATTGGGCTGA
- the ribD gene encoding bifunctional diaminohydroxyphosphoribosylaminopyrimidine deaminase/5-amino-6-(5-phosphoribosylamino)uracil reductase RibD has product MVTEDEAMRRAIALAARGLGTTSPNPVVGCILLDSDGEIVGEGFHAYAGGPHAEIVALAQAGERAQGGTAVVTLEPCNHTGRTGPCSRALINAGIRRVVIAVDDPTPVAAGGAVTMRAAGLQVETGVRRLEASEGNVAWLTAVRRGRPYVTWKFAATLDGRSAAADGTSQWITSAPARSDVHVLRSTVDAIVAGVGTVIADDPQLTVRDLKDGTLAIKQPLRVVVDSEGRTPEKARVRDAAAPTWIATKHELGAGTDGRVDLHALLAAMFGRGIRSVLLEGGPTLAGAFLEAGLVDQVIGYVAPKLLGAGKTALVDAGVATIGDAIELDLKDIAQIGPDLRFTAALRQKES; this is encoded by the coding sequence ATGGTGACCGAGGACGAGGCGATGCGCCGCGCGATCGCGCTGGCCGCCCGGGGCCTCGGCACGACCAGCCCCAACCCGGTGGTCGGCTGCATCCTGCTCGACAGCGACGGTGAGATCGTCGGCGAGGGCTTCCACGCGTACGCCGGCGGGCCGCACGCCGAGATCGTCGCGCTCGCGCAGGCCGGTGAGCGGGCTCAGGGCGGCACGGCCGTCGTCACGCTGGAGCCCTGCAACCACACCGGCCGTACGGGGCCCTGCAGCCGGGCCCTGATCAACGCGGGCATCCGGCGGGTCGTGATCGCCGTCGACGACCCCACGCCCGTCGCGGCGGGTGGCGCGGTCACCATGCGCGCCGCCGGGCTTCAGGTCGAGACCGGTGTGCGCCGCCTGGAGGCGAGCGAGGGCAACGTGGCCTGGCTGACCGCCGTGCGCCGCGGCCGGCCGTACGTGACCTGGAAGTTCGCCGCCACGCTGGACGGCCGGTCGGCCGCCGCGGACGGCACCAGCCAGTGGATCACGTCGGCGCCCGCCCGCTCGGACGTGCACGTGCTGCGCAGCACGGTCGACGCGATCGTGGCCGGCGTCGGCACCGTCATCGCCGACGACCCCCAGCTCACCGTGCGCGACCTCAAGGACGGCACGCTCGCCATCAAGCAGCCGCTCCGGGTGGTCGTCGACTCCGAGGGGCGTACGCCGGAGAAAGCGCGAGTGAGGGACGCCGCCGCACCGACCTGGATCGCCACGAAGCACGAGCTCGGCGCGGGGACGGACGGCCGCGTCGACCTGCACGCGCTGCTGGCCGCCATGTTCGGCCGGGGCATCCGCTCGGTGCTGCTGGAGGGCGGCCCCACGCTGGCCGGCGCGTTCCTGGAGGCGGGGCTGGTCGACCAGGTGATCGGCTATGTGGCGCCCAAGCTGCTCGGCGCGGGCAAGACGGCCCTGGTCGACGCGGGCGTCGCCACGATCGGCGACGCCATCGAGCTCGACCTCAAGGACATCGCGCAGATCGGCCCCGACCTGCGCTTCACCGCCGCCCTCCGGCAGAAGGAGAGCTGA
- a CDS encoding riboflavin synthase — MFTGIIEELGEIVRLEHTTDDSAVLAVRGPVVTSDAKHGDSISVNGVCLTVIDNVGGVFTADVMGETLRRSSLGALEVGSQVNLERAAALGSRLGGHLVQGHVDGVARVIAREPAADWEVVRFSLPADLAKYVVEKGSITVDGVSLTVMAVDDETFSIGMIPTTSKLTVLGSKQPCEPVNLEVDVIAKYVEKMLGGRNV, encoded by the coding sequence ATGTTCACGGGCATCATCGAGGAGCTGGGCGAGATCGTCCGCCTCGAGCACACCACCGACGACTCCGCCGTGCTGGCCGTACGGGGGCCGGTGGTCACGTCGGACGCGAAGCACGGCGACTCGATCTCGGTCAACGGCGTCTGTCTCACCGTGATCGACAACGTCGGCGGCGTCTTCACCGCCGACGTCATGGGTGAGACGTTGCGCCGCTCCTCGCTGGGCGCGCTCGAGGTGGGCAGTCAGGTCAACCTGGAGCGGGCCGCCGCGCTGGGCAGCCGCCTCGGCGGTCACCTGGTGCAGGGCCACGTCGACGGGGTGGCCCGGGTGATCGCCCGCGAGCCCGCCGCCGACTGGGAGGTCGTGCGTTTCTCGCTCCCCGCCGACCTGGCGAAATACGTGGTCGAGAAGGGTTCGATCACTGTCGACGGCGTCTCGCTGACCGTCATGGCCGTCGACGACGAGACGTTCAGCATCGGGATGATCCCGACCACTTCCAAGCTGACCGTCCTGGGCAGCAAGCAGCCGTGCGAGCCGGTGAACCTCGAGGTCGACGTGATCGCCAAGTACGTGGAGAAGATGCTGGGGGGCCGCAATGTTTGA
- the ribH gene encoding 6,7-dimethyl-8-ribityllumazine synthase yields MAGFGDPHLETVDAAGLRLGIVGSRWHADLVDHMIERAKAAAEECGVEDVVVVRVAGSVELPVVAQALARKCDAVVALGVVIKGETDHFKYVCDAVTDGLTRVALDESTPVAHGVLTVMSLGQARDRAGLEDSVEDKGWQSTVAVLDAALALREISKP; encoded by the coding sequence ATGGCCGGCTTCGGGGATCCGCATTTGGAGACGGTCGACGCGGCCGGGCTGCGGCTCGGGATCGTCGGCTCGCGCTGGCACGCCGACCTGGTCGATCACATGATCGAACGGGCCAAGGCGGCGGCGGAGGAGTGCGGGGTCGAGGACGTCGTGGTGGTGCGGGTGGCCGGCTCGGTCGAGCTGCCGGTCGTGGCGCAGGCGCTGGCCCGCAAGTGTGACGCCGTGGTTGCCCTGGGCGTGGTCATCAAGGGCGAGACCGACCACTTCAAGTACGTCTGCGATGCCGTGACCGACGGCCTGACCCGGGTCGCGCTCGACGAGAGCACCCCCGTCGCCCACGGTGTGCTGACGGTGATGAGCCTGGGCCAGGCCCGCGACCGGGCCGGCTTGGAGGACTCGGTGGAGGACAAGGGCTGGCAGAGCACGGTCGCCGTGCTCGACGCGGCCCTCGCCCTCCGCGAGATCAGCAAGCCTTAG